The following proteins are co-located in the Solanum pennellii chromosome 1, SPENNV200 genome:
- the LOC107029511 gene encoding receptor-like protein EIX1 — protein sequence MERLQVCILFVVILHSMTVEFACKGQNVATSCSASDLEVLFDFKNGLNDPENRLSSWKGRDCCKWRGIGCSNATGSVIKIDLHNPFPVDSADVTRYGFWNLSGEIRPSLVKIQSLRYLDLSLNTFGGIPIPRFVGSLKNLEYLNLSKAGFFGTLPPTLGNLTNLQYLDVSSEFSALTVESFHWVTGLVSSKYIGMNQVDLSMVGLSWLEMLNQLPHLKELHLSSCGLSGSISYLTPVNFTSLAVIDLSFNSFNSTFPSWLVNISSLEYIDLSNSGFRGRIPLGISEIPRLRYLNLALNKNLSANCLELFRGSWKQIEILDLGSNQLHGKLPRSIGNMTYLTHFDLFLNNIEGGIPATIGGLCNLINFDLTGNNLTGGLPEQLEGMEKCDSKNPLPSLMYLKLSSNGLVGKIPGWLGQLKNLQQLGLASNFFEGPIPASFGKLQNLTNLRLSGNQLNGTLQESFGKLSELSVLDLSSNFLTGTLSEVHFKNLRKVKILDLSSNSLTLNVSSNWIPPFQIRNLDMGSCHLGPSFPTWLKSQKELKFLDISNASISDSIPGWFWEISSNLSLLNCSFNQLSGTLPNPLPVFSFADIDLSSNLFNGTIPLTSVSIELLDLSNNMFQGLIPQNISEVMPDLIFLSLSSNEISGEIPATIGKMTLVQVIDLSNNKLTGSIPTSIGECSYLKALDLGNNTLSGSFPSSLGQLIQLQSLHLNDNKFSGGVPISLKNLSSLETLDLGNNKLSGKFPSWISDGFQNLRILSLRSNSFSGELPLGMSKLSSLQVLDLAENNFTGAIPTSIGDLNAMVQEKKVNEYLLYGKYRGIYYDESLVVNLKNQFQKYTKTLSLLTSIDLSRNNLNGAFPVELTNLHGLIVLNLSGNQISGQIPENISTLHQLASLDLSSNILSGVIPSSMESMSFLSYINFSNNNLSGMVPYKGQMTTFTVSAFEGNPHLCGAPLVVLCQNGNSDNRTVLENDNSDEFPDKWFYVSVGLGFITGILVPYYILLVRKPWRRAYFSFLDTIIDSFVPVRSNRTTTTKRSDTCTRYGKRSVQ from the coding sequence ATGGAGAGGCTCCAAGTGTGTATTCTGTTTGTTGTCATTTTGCATTCGATGACCGTAGAATTTGCTTGTAAAGGACAAAATGTTGCTACAAGTTGTTCAGCTAGTGATCTTGAAGTACTGTTTGATTTCAAGAATGGCCTGAATGATCCTGAGAACCGGCTTTCGTCGTGGAAAGGAAGAGACTGTTGTAAGTGGAGAGGAATAGGGTGCAGTAATGCTACTGGTTCTGTTATCAAAATAGACCTTCACAATCCATTTCCTGTCGATTCTGCTGATGTTACCAGGTATGGATTTTGGAACTTGAGTGGGGAGATTAGGCCTTCTTTGgtaaaaatccaatctttaaGATACTTGGATTTGAGTCTAAACACATTTGGTGGAATCCCAATTCCAAGATTTGTTGGTTCTTTGAAGAATTTGGAATATTTGAATCTTTCGAAAGCTGGTTTTTTCGGTACATTACCTCCTACTTTGGGAAACCTTACTAACTTGCAGTATCTTGATGTTTCTTCAGAGTTCTCAGCATTGACTGTTGAAAGTTTTCACTGGGTAACTGGCCttgtttcttcaaaatatattgGGATGAATCAAGTAGATCTCTCTATGGTAGGATTGAGTTGGTTGGAAATGCTAAACCAGCTTCCACATTTGAAAGAATTGCATCTTTCATCTTGTGGCTTATCTGGTTCGATTTCATATCTTACTCCTGTCAATTTCACTTCATTAGCTGTTATTGATCTTAGTTTCAATAGTTTCAACTCAACGTTCCCGAGTTGGCTTGTAAATATCAGCAGTCTTGAATATATAGACTTAAGCAACTCTGGTTTCAGAGGAAGAATTCCACTTGGCATCAGTGAGATTCCAAGGTTAAGATACTTGAACCTTGCGCTAAACAAGAACCTTAGTGCTAATTGCCTTGAGCTATTTAGAGGAAGCTGGAAACAGATAGAAATTCTCGATTTAGGTTCAAACCAACTACATGGGAAGTTGCCTAGATCCATTGGGAATATGACTTATCTGACTCACTTCGATCTCTTTTTAAACAATATTGAAGGTGGAATACCGGCAACTATTGGAGGACTATGCAATTTAATCAACTTTGATTTAACAGGAAACAACTTGACAGGAGGTCTACCTGAACAACTCGAAGGAATGGAGAAATGTGATTCGAAGAATCCTTTGCCTAGTTTGATGTACTTAAAGCTGAGCAGCAATGGTCTTGTTGGTAAAATACCAGGATGGTTGGGTCAGTTGAaaaatcttcaacaacttggaTTAGCTTCCAACTTTTTTGAAGGCCCTATACCAGCTTCTTTCGGAAAGCTTCAAAACTTGACCAACTTGAGACTTTCAGGAAACCAGCTAAATGGTACTCTACAGGAGAGTTTTGGAAAGCTTTCTGAATTGTCTGTTCTTGATCTTTCTTCTAATTTCCTCACAGGTACTCTATCAGAAGTTCATTTTAAGAACCTGCGCAAAGTAAAGATTCTTGACCTTTCATCCAACTCCTTGACGTTGAATGTTAGTTCCAACTGGATTCCTCCGTTTCAGATTCGAAATCTTGACATGGGGTCTTGCCATTTAGGTCCTTCTTTTCCTACTTGGCTCAAGTCTCAGAAAGAGCTCAAGTTCCTAGACATTTCAAACGCGAGTATTTCAGATTCCATTCCAGGCTGGTTTTGGgaaatttcttctaatttatCACTGCTGAATTGCTCTTTTAATCAGTTAAGTGGTACTCTACCAAATCCATTACCAGTATTCTCCTTTGCAGATATTGATCTGAGTTCAAACCTATTTAACGGAACCATTCCATTAACCAGTGTCTCAATTGAATTGCTTGATCTTTCAAACAATATGTTCCAAGGTCTCATCCCTCAGAATATTTCCGAAGTCATGCCAGACTTGATATTTCTGTCTCTTTCGAGTAATGAAATTTCGGGTGAAATACCAGCTACTATAGGAAAAATGACTCTTGTTCAAGTCATTGATCTATCAAACAATAAGCTAACAGGAAGTATCCCTACGAGCATAGGGGAGTGTTCCTACTTGAAAGCTTTAGACCTTGGGAACAATACTCTATCTGGCTCATTTCCGAGTTCTTTGGGCCAATTGATTCAGCTTCAGTCATTGCACTTAAATGACAACAAATTCTCTGGAGGGGTTCcaatttctttgaaaaatttatctAGTTTGGAGACACTTGATCTAGGCAACAACAAACTATCCGGAAAGTTCCCCTCGTGGATATCTGATGGTTTTCAAAATCTTAGAATCCTCAGCTTAAGGTCAAATTCATTTTCCGGAGAACTTCCTTTAGGAATGTCAAAACTGAGTTCATTGCAGGTGCTTGATCTTGCAGAAAACAACTTCACTGGCGCCATTCCAACAAGCATAGGAGACCTGAACGCCATGGTACAAGAGAAAAAAGTGAATGAATATCTGTTATACGGGAAGTACAGAGGAATTTACTATGACGAAAGCTTGGTAGTGAATTTGAAAAACCAGTTCCAAAAGTACACCAAGACTCTATCACTTCTTACCTCAATAGACTTGtcgagaaacaacctcaacggAGCATTTCCTGTGGAATTGACAAACTTGCATGGCCTCATAGTTCTGAACTTGTCTGGAAACCAAATCAGTGGACAAATACCAGAAAACATATCAACCTTACATCAGTTAGCATCGCTTGATCTCTCGAGTAATATCCTGTCTGGTGTCATCCCATCAAGCATGGAATCAATGTCATTCTTGAGCTATATTAACTTCTCAAACAACAACTTATCCGGTATGGTTCCTTATAAGGGGCAGATGACAACTTTTACAGTGTCCGCGTTTGAGGGGAATCCCCATCTTTGTGGAGCTCCACTTGTAGTACTATGTCAAAATGGAAACTCGGACAATAGAACAGTACTAGAGAATGACAACAGTGATGAATTTCCTGATAAATGGTTTTATGTTAGTGTTGGATTGGGTTTTATTACAGGTATTCTTGTTCCTTATTATATCTTGCTAGTTCGAAAGCCATGGAGACGAGCATATTTCAGTTTCTTAGACACAATCATCGACAGCTTTGTCCCAGTCAGAAGCAACAGAACAACCACCACCAAAAGATCAGATACGTGCACCAGATATGGCAAAAGAAGTGTTCAATAA
- the LOC107008504 gene encoding ferredoxin-thioredoxin reductase, variable chain-like, translating into MTASTSAFFSSSVLNIPNSKNKSLIIPSHKNIINPNPFPQIKIHKSRNSQKPNGYFISKSVIVDNPSTVSSKSSLSVDAGVDEKDAAAMGKVGSKVRVTVPLKVYHVPKVPELDLDGRIGTVKQYVAVHKGKQISANLPYKVEFVVDDLEGRSTPVKFSAHLKEDEFEFLD; encoded by the coding sequence ATGACTGCTTCCACTTCAGCTTTCTTCTCATCATCAGTTCTCAACATACCCAATTCCAAAAACAAATCCCTCATCATCCCATCTCACAAAAACATCATAAACCCTAACCCTTTTCCCCAAATCAAGATTCATAAATCAAGAAACTCACAAAAGCCAAATGGGTATTTCATTTCTAAGTCTGTTATTGTCGATAACCCCTCTACTGTTTCTTCTAAATCTTCGTTGAGTGTAGATGCGGGAGTTGATGAAAAAGATGCTGCGGCAATGGGGAAAGTTGGGTCTAAGGTTAGGGTTACGGTTCCGTTGAAAGTGTATCATGTTCCGAAGGTTCCGGAGTTGGATTTGGATGGGAGAATTGGGACGGTGAAACAGTATGTGGCTGTTCATAAAGGGAAACAAATATCAGCTAATTTGCCTTACAAGGTGGAGTTTGTGGTAGATGATTTGGAAGGACGAAGTACTCCGGTTAAGTTCTCTGCCCACCTTAAGGAAGATGAGTTTGAGTTTCTTGATTGA